Proteins from a genomic interval of Capsicum annuum cultivar UCD-10X-F1 chromosome 4, UCD10Xv1.1, whole genome shotgun sequence:
- the LOC107868958 gene encoding uncharacterized protein LOC107868958 produces the protein MALMEEYISVVIKKMPKKLKDLENFTLPIQIGDSEIVYVFSNLRTSKNLMPLTMFNTLGLGESRPCSLMIQLEDMTIDKPKGIIKDVLIKVGKFLLPADFIVLDYDVDNRVPIILVHPFLSMEGALINIREGTLTMRLNDEKVVFKVYKSLNLPSHYKYFCKITVMEVDKYGVVESASLKTSSDSFIELLEPPPKTEVMMIDKHKNAIVEKDIDLQSTHLRDQK, from the coding sequence ATGGCATTGATGGAGGAGTATATCTCTGTGGTAATAAAAAAGATGCCCAAGAAGCTTAAGGACCTAGAGAATTTCACCCTCCCCATACAGATTGGTGATAGTGAAATAGTCTATGTCTTCAGTAATTTAAGAACGAGTAAAAATTTGATGCCTCTAACTATGTTCAACACTCTTGGGTTGGGTGAGTCGAGACCATGCTCTTTGATGATCCAATTGGAAGACATGACCATAGATAAGCCTAAAGGAATAATTAAAGATGtgctcataaaggttggtaagttttTACTTCCTGCTGattttattgttttggattatgaTGTAGATAATAGGGTACCAATCATTCTGGTACATCCATTCTTATCCATGGAAGGAGCGTTGATAAACATAAGAGAGGGCACTCTCACAATGAGATTGAATGATGAGAAGGTAGTTTTCAAAGTTTATAAGTCACTGAATCTACCTTCCCACTACAAATATTTTTGTAAGATTACAGTGATGGAAGTGGATAAGTATGGAGTGGTAGAAAGTGCATCGCTAAAGACCTCTTCGGACAGTTTTATTGAGTTGCTTGAGCCACCACCTAAGACCGAAGTGATGATGATTGATAAGCATAAAAATGCTATTGTTGAGAAAGATATTGACCTTCAGAGTACACACTTAAGagatcaaaaataa